The proteins below come from a single Chitinophaga pinensis DSM 2588 genomic window:
- a CDS encoding SGNH/GDSL hydrolase family protein, with protein MKKVLYSVSLCLASLSAAAQVKPFQQHDRVIFVGNSITEAGAYVSYVYLYYMTHFPDRKLVIMNGGIGGDKAADMYRRLDYDILAKKPNTLVLTFGMNDTGYFEFNSDDADKTARERIEASRRSYEQIEQRLLQLPDLQKILMSSPPYDETAKIKGNYFKGKSKAMQEVVAFQEAAAQKNKWPFVDLFRPMTALNARLQEKDATFTMIGPDRIHPGNAGHLVMASLFLKSQGLSGQPVADVRIDGGKLKQAQNCKVSGLNASAGKISFDYLAAALPFPMDTVSRIWGNDQKQSDALNWIPFTEDFNREMLAVAGLPAGDYRLLIDGHPIGKWSAAAFEKGINLATQQETPQYKQALSIMQLNMRRMETESRLRRYYWVQGNFFDKKNMRMQDDAAALDSVRQQAQKDGMLRYHEENYETAMYKELRTHWQEEIDLIINLVYRLNKPVSHKIEIVKI; from the coding sequence ATGAAGAAAGTACTCTATTCCGTTTCACTTTGTCTGGCATCACTATCTGCTGCCGCCCAGGTGAAACCCTTCCAGCAGCATGACCGCGTGATCTTTGTAGGCAACAGTATCACAGAAGCCGGCGCTTATGTGTCTTATGTTTATCTCTATTACATGACGCATTTTCCCGACAGAAAACTGGTCATTATGAATGGCGGTATTGGTGGTGATAAAGCAGCTGATATGTACAGAAGGCTGGACTATGATATTCTTGCTAAAAAGCCTAATACGCTGGTGTTGACATTCGGGATGAATGATACCGGTTATTTTGAGTTTAACAGCGATGATGCAGATAAGACGGCACGTGAACGTATTGAAGCTTCCCGTCGCAGTTATGAGCAGATAGAACAACGCCTGCTGCAACTGCCTGATCTGCAAAAGATCCTGATGTCTTCTCCTCCTTATGATGAAACGGCGAAGATCAAAGGCAACTATTTTAAAGGCAAGTCTAAAGCGATGCAGGAAGTAGTGGCTTTCCAGGAAGCTGCCGCGCAAAAAAATAAATGGCCATTTGTAGATCTTTTCCGTCCGATGACGGCTTTAAATGCCCGTCTTCAGGAAAAAGACGCTACATTTACGATGATCGGTCCGGACAGGATCCATCCAGGTAATGCAGGGCATCTGGTGATGGCTTCCCTGTTTCTGAAAAGTCAGGGACTGAGTGGTCAGCCGGTAGCTGATGTACGTATCGACGGAGGTAAATTAAAGCAGGCACAGAACTGTAAAGTAAGCGGTCTGAATGCCAGTGCAGGAAAAATCAGTTTTGATTACCTGGCGGCTGCTTTGCCATTCCCGATGGATACCGTATCCCGTATATGGGGAAATGACCAGAAGCAATCCGACGCTCTGAACTGGATTCCTTTCACCGAAGACTTTAACCGGGAAATGTTGGCTGTCGCCGGACTACCAGCCGGAGACTATCGTCTCCTGATAGATGGTCATCCGATCGGTAAATGGTCTGCTGCTGCATTTGAAAAAGGCATTAACCTGGCGACCCAGCAGGAGACGCCTCAGTATAAACAGGCGCTTTCTATCATGCAGTTGAATATGCGCCGGATGGAAACGGAATCACGCCTGCGCCGTTATTACTGGGTACAGGGCAATTTCTTTGATAAAAAGAACATGCGTATGCAGGATGATGCCGCAGCATTGGATAGCGTTCGCCAGCAGGCACAGAAAGACGGCATGTTGCGTTACCACGAAGAGAATTATGAAACGGCGATGTACAAGGAACTGCGTACACACTGGCAGGAAGAGATTGACCTGATCATCAATCTGGTATATCGTTTGAATAAACCTGTCAGCCATAAAATTGAGATCGTTAAAATTTAA
- a CDS encoding glycoside hydrolase family 38 C-terminal domain-containing protein, with product MKHTILFLAVLCTVGVGQSIAQQHYFIDGYHGGKYGHYPAGYTQYIVAQLEAHPAWKINLEIEPETWDVARVEEPAAYARLQQLFADQSDAGRIEYVNPGYGQSYLYTGSGESMIRQFSYGMQHIRQHFPGAVFSTYSSEEPCFTSALPQVLLSLGFKYASLKNPNTCWGGYTRAFGGEVVQWQGPDGSIVPTVPRYGAEALLPNSTWQTTAWNNSSEYIQSALAAGIRQPIGMCLQDAGWRNGPWLKQQAIYETWRHYIGHVADTQHAAVWAFSQEDVQVSLVWGAQALQRIAQQVRQAENKLAAAEKYAAISSLVQHGPWPKAALDSAWKTLLLSQHHDCWIVPYNGRKGDTWIDKVQHWTDNTLRVSDSILLRGTETSRAVRVLNTTAIAREEWVVVPAYKGASAKVTDNKGKAVKAYIQRDGSLIFKASVAPMGFNVYHISEGAKTAAAPTRNRQLADGRYQIETDQYRMLIDPARGGIITSLIAKQLNNREMVDRKHPRSFNELRGYFYQQSAWRSSTDTAAVVRLKENNPAQTVVEIKGAIGGHPFTQLITLANSTSRIDMQLKIDWQGEPGIGAPPAKHYRVEDYHKAFYNDSFKLQILLPLNLAQQQLSKDAPYDVTASRLTNTFFSSWDSIKNNVLLHWADVTDGKTGLALFADHTTSYVHGENYPLGFTVQFTGTALWGRNYNVTGPTDVHYAILPHSGAWDKGGVSEEAARWCEPLELLPATGEAAFSLLSVADQRWQVPAMMMDGDDLLIRVYNAAGDNREHTLSVSGTASAVILERLDGQALETLPAVQQTGNTVIRLAIPRFGIRTIRLKNINIQH from the coding sequence ATGAAACATACTATTCTTTTCCTCGCGGTGTTATGCACCGTTGGGGTGGGGCAGTCCATTGCCCAGCAACACTATTTTATCGATGGTTATCATGGCGGCAAGTACGGACACTATCCGGCAGGATATACCCAATACATTGTAGCGCAATTAGAGGCGCATCCTGCATGGAAGATCAACCTGGAAATTGAACCTGAAACCTGGGATGTGGCAAGGGTGGAAGAGCCGGCTGCATATGCCAGGCTGCAACAGTTATTTGCCGATCAGTCAGATGCAGGTAGGATCGAATATGTCAATCCGGGTTATGGACAAAGCTATCTGTACACCGGTTCTGGCGAGAGTATGATCCGGCAGTTCAGTTACGGGATGCAGCATATCAGACAGCATTTTCCGGGCGCCGTTTTTAGTACTTATTCCAGTGAAGAGCCCTGTTTTACCAGTGCATTGCCGCAGGTGCTGTTATCCCTTGGCTTTAAATATGCGTCTCTTAAAAACCCGAATACCTGCTGGGGTGGATATACCCGTGCCTTTGGTGGTGAAGTGGTACAATGGCAGGGACCTGACGGCAGCATAGTACCCACCGTGCCGAGATACGGGGCAGAAGCATTGTTGCCCAATTCCACCTGGCAGACGACCGCCTGGAATAACAGCAGCGAGTATATACAATCAGCGCTTGCTGCCGGTATCCGGCAGCCAATAGGGATGTGTTTACAGGACGCCGGCTGGCGTAATGGTCCCTGGTTAAAACAACAGGCGATATATGAAACCTGGCGTCATTATATCGGTCATGTAGCAGATACGCAACATGCTGCCGTATGGGCATTCAGTCAGGAAGACGTGCAGGTGAGTCTTGTATGGGGCGCACAGGCTTTGCAACGTATCGCACAGCAGGTCAGACAGGCAGAGAATAAACTGGCGGCCGCAGAAAAGTACGCAGCTATCAGTTCGCTGGTACAGCATGGTCCCTGGCCCAAGGCGGCCCTGGATAGTGCCTGGAAGACTTTGTTACTCTCGCAGCATCATGACTGCTGGATCGTGCCTTATAATGGCCGTAAAGGCGATACCTGGATAGACAAGGTGCAGCACTGGACGGATAATACGCTCCGTGTGAGTGATAGTATTCTGTTGCGGGGAACGGAGACAAGCCGTGCTGTACGTGTGCTCAACACAACTGCCATTGCAAGAGAAGAGTGGGTCGTGGTACCAGCTTATAAAGGCGCTTCGGCAAAGGTGACTGATAACAAGGGCAAGGCGGTAAAAGCCTATATACAGCGGGATGGTTCACTGATATTTAAAGCCAGTGTGGCGCCGATGGGATTCAATGTTTATCATATCAGTGAAGGTGCAAAGACTGCTGCTGCTCCAACACGCAACAGACAATTAGCAGATGGTCGTTACCAGATAGAGACAGATCAATACCGGATGCTCATAGATCCGGCCAGAGGAGGGATTATTACCAGTCTGATTGCGAAACAACTGAACAACCGGGAAATGGTAGACCGTAAACATCCGCGCAGTTTTAATGAACTGAGGGGCTATTTCTATCAGCAATCGGCCTGGCGTTCCAGCACTGATACGGCGGCTGTTGTAAGGCTGAAAGAAAACAATCCTGCACAGACGGTAGTAGAGATCAAAGGTGCTATTGGCGGACATCCGTTTACGCAACTGATCACCTTAGCGAATTCCACAAGCCGCATAGATATGCAGCTGAAAATTGACTGGCAGGGTGAACCAGGTATTGGTGCGCCTCCGGCAAAGCATTATCGGGTGGAAGATTATCACAAAGCATTTTATAACGACAGTTTCAAATTACAGATCCTGCTTCCGCTCAATCTGGCACAGCAGCAGTTAAGTAAAGATGCGCCGTATGATGTAACAGCGAGCCGGTTGACAAATACTTTTTTCAGTAGCTGGGATAGCATCAAGAATAATGTATTGTTACACTGGGCTGATGTGACAGATGGAAAGACCGGACTGGCACTCTTTGCGGATCATACGACGAGTTATGTACATGGAGAAAACTATCCGCTGGGCTTTACGGTGCAATTTACCGGTACTGCATTATGGGGCCGCAATTATAATGTGACAGGACCCACAGACGTACACTATGCGATTCTTCCCCATAGCGGGGCATGGGATAAAGGTGGCGTGAGTGAAGAAGCTGCCCGCTGGTGTGAACCACTGGAATTATTGCCTGCTACCGGCGAAGCTGCATTTTCCCTGCTCTCGGTGGCCGATCAGCGCTGGCAGGTACCTGCGATGATGATGGATGGAGATGATCTGTTGATCCGTGTGTATAATGCTGCCGGTGATAACAGGGAACATACCTTGTCAGTTTCCGGTACGGCTTCTGCGGTCATCCTGGAACGACTGGATGGTCAGGCACTGGAAACGCTTCCGGCAGTACAACAGACTGGTAATACAGTCATCCGTTTAGCGATACCTCGTTTCGGTATCCGCACCATTCGTTTAAAAAATATAAATATTCAACATTAA
- a CDS encoding RagB/SusD family nutrient uptake outer membrane protein, protein MKRMRFLLPLLTVLTSCVNFLDEQPSGSLGLDDYYKTAEQIKAAVNGTYEGLSLPYAENIGVAVSPVYSLEYVTGYSRRPRPSGFEDDQFLRLDRLDAANSRLQAWWNATYYPVENCNSVIENVSVSTLIDETTKQRYLGQAYFMRAWYYFQGVQLFGDIPLKLTTTKDPNDVKIRRSPKEAVYDQIVKDLLKAEGSGLPWIDRSGHVSLGTVKSLLAKVYLTMAGYPMQRGITYYGKAYEKALEVINSRQFNLFETYEDLRDPAKMNTGENIFMLQRHPTMAESNIHGAYLPYPTEPISIQPAYGGAMAPTLAFYNSYAANDGRKQEQAFYYTRYPRYDNPTEIITFSDPYIFKFWDADAEKTGRSGANFPLIRYADVLLLCAEAKSQLDGGSTTDAAAIAAYYAVRQRAFPAAGQPTILTTDDILKERYWELCFEFQTWYDMLRTRKAFDVANGTMTNLLGYKAPNHLRAFELKDLTFPLPLAEVQKNPDLAL, encoded by the coding sequence ATGAAACGAATGCGCTTCCTGCTGCCGTTGCTGACGGTCTTAACGTCCTGCGTCAATTTTCTGGATGAACAGCCATCTGGTTCGCTGGGGCTGGACGACTACTATAAAACGGCAGAACAGATCAAAGCGGCTGTCAATGGAACCTATGAGGGCCTGTCGCTTCCCTATGCTGAGAATATTGGCGTAGCTGTTAGTCCGGTGTATTCTCTGGAGTATGTCACCGGCTACAGCCGACGCCCAAGACCTTCGGGTTTTGAAGATGATCAGTTCCTGCGGTTAGACAGACTGGATGCAGCTAATTCCAGGTTGCAGGCATGGTGGAATGCGACTTATTATCCGGTTGAGAATTGTAATAGTGTGATAGAAAATGTGAGTGTCAGTACGTTGATAGATGAGACGACCAAACAACGGTATCTGGGACAGGCGTATTTTATGCGTGCCTGGTATTACTTCCAGGGAGTACAGCTCTTCGGAGATATACCTTTGAAACTGACTACTACGAAAGATCCGAATGATGTGAAGATCCGCCGTTCACCAAAGGAAGCGGTGTATGATCAGATTGTAAAAGACCTGCTGAAAGCTGAGGGTAGCGGTCTGCCCTGGATAGATCGGAGCGGGCATGTTAGTCTGGGAACGGTGAAGTCATTACTGGCGAAAGTATACCTGACAATGGCTGGTTACCCGATGCAACGAGGGATCACGTATTACGGAAAGGCATATGAGAAGGCGCTGGAGGTGATTAACAGCAGACAGTTTAATCTGTTTGAGACTTATGAAGATCTCCGTGATCCGGCGAAGATGAATACGGGAGAAAACATCTTTATGTTACAACGTCATCCGACGATGGCGGAGAGTAATATTCATGGTGCGTATCTGCCATATCCTACTGAGCCGATTTCCATACAGCCGGCTTATGGAGGAGCGATGGCGCCGACATTGGCTTTCTATAACTCTTACGCGGCGAATGATGGCCGTAAACAGGAACAGGCGTTTTATTATACCCGCTATCCGCGATATGATAATCCTACAGAGATTATCACGTTTTCAGATCCTTATATTTTTAAGTTCTGGGATGCGGATGCAGAAAAAACAGGCCGTTCGGGCGCTAACTTTCCGCTGATACGTTATGCAGATGTGCTGTTGTTATGTGCAGAAGCAAAGAGTCAGCTGGATGGCGGAAGTACCACAGATGCGGCAGCGATTGCGGCTTATTATGCGGTACGTCAGCGTGCGTTTCCGGCAGCAGGGCAACCAACAATATTAACAACAGACGATATTCTGAAAGAGAGATACTGGGAACTTTGTTTTGAATTTCAGACATGGTATGATATGTTGCGCACACGTAAAGCGTTTGATGTGGCCAACGGTACGATGACCAACCTGTTAGGATACAAAGCACCGAATCACCTACGGGCCTTTGAACTGAAAGACCTTACGTTTCCGCTGCCATTAGCGGAAGTTCAGAAAAACCCGGATTTAGCACTTTAA
- a CDS encoding SusC/RagA family TonB-linked outer membrane protein, translating to MIGNVFAQTGTERDLRRTMVDIQVVNQSFDKVFEQIEAATAFRFVFNPSEIARSGKVTISKKNISVEQVLRLLPPPLQYELRGSNILILEERKPVNSAAPRLLHTGRVSDAEGHVLPGVSIIVKRTARRVITDEEGVFRIEAGPGDTLRFSLLGFQDQETAVSLSAPQDIVLQPGSSALREVVVIGYGSANKENLTTAIGTVKGEQLNERATTLNVMQGLAGKVAGVSVMINSGKPGGNPIVKIRGTGSINAYNGPLYVVDGIVGADPMNIDPNIVESVDVLKDAAASAIYGARGSNGVIAITTKKGGKNTPAISFRNTLSFATLAREIDLMDANEALEMFRREYAYQPGRIAPHLDPDRQFSRKEDLFNADGTPKYNTDWQKEASRLAVSHEHALSFSLGKEDISALAGLSFSDQQGILINSYSRQVNGFINLGWNVKKWLHIQTVLNSGAFKQNNVDINTFGLNAVRQIYEFLPFFPVRYPDGTYSRKADYPGAESSENPVRLMNEVQSVAGRTYTMGNLLATFYLSPKLQFTAGISGQTGASYNLYFSGRDIIGYSDVQQGVATRGHGQTGSWTSEDYFTWKDNFGKHHLTGVAGASWYYFASMNTQAGSEGFFDDFFSYNSLQTGLVPQRPSSGSSRNAMNSFYMRFNYDYDNRYLFGISLRADGSSRFGANNRYGYFPSFSAAWRLSSEPFLRDVRSINSLKLRVSYGIVGNSDIGDYVTQSRINSGQTPFGGQVEPSATLGGLGNRDLKWERAHQLNLGVDATLLDRRVQFTADVYNRITKDLLYFKLLPSTSGYEGVFDNIGSIRNRGLELSLTTENIRRKNFSWNTSLIYSMNRSLVLNLNGDIMYPWAGRIMEGRPLNEFYGYQRLGTWGTNEAAEAAVYGKKPGDLKYADLNHNKVKDAGDRTVLGNGMPDFEGSIVNTVNYRNFSLALDLQVIYGHSLANLTRLIMENAAPVTNSYSSLLDAWTPEHQGTMNAALRLPGDGFDSEIDSYNIEKGSFLRVRNITLGYRLPSVWLKRCHLRSAVLGVSAENYFLFTKYKGYDPEASSFDGDFNQGVDLYQYPKAKTMAFTLNVTF from the coding sequence ATGATTGGAAATGTTTTTGCACAAACAGGTACAGAAAGAGATCTGAGACGTACAATGGTTGACATACAGGTCGTCAATCAGTCCTTCGATAAAGTATTTGAACAGATCGAAGCCGCTACCGCATTCCGGTTTGTATTCAATCCGTCGGAAATCGCCCGGAGCGGTAAGGTCACCATCAGCAAAAAAAATATTTCAGTTGAGCAGGTGCTCAGACTGCTGCCTCCGCCTTTACAATATGAGCTGAGGGGTAGTAATATATTGATCCTTGAGGAAAGGAAGCCTGTGAACAGCGCAGCTCCACGGCTGTTACACACAGGTCGTGTATCGGATGCGGAAGGACATGTATTGCCTGGCGTCAGTATTATCGTAAAACGTACTGCACGCAGGGTGATCACGGACGAAGAAGGCGTGTTCCGTATTGAAGCCGGTCCGGGAGACACTTTACGTTTCTCCCTGCTGGGGTTCCAGGATCAGGAAACCGCCGTTTCACTGTCAGCTCCTCAGGACATTGTCTTACAGCCTGGTTCCTCTGCGCTCCGGGAAGTCGTGGTGATCGGTTATGGTTCTGCCAATAAAGAGAACCTGACCACGGCCATCGGCACCGTAAAGGGTGAGCAGCTGAATGAAAGGGCGACGACTTTAAATGTCATGCAGGGACTGGCTGGTAAGGTGGCAGGTGTCAGTGTGATGATCAATTCGGGGAAACCGGGTGGTAATCCGATCGTGAAGATCAGGGGAACCGGTTCTATCAATGCGTATAACGGTCCGCTATATGTGGTTGATGGCATTGTAGGCGCTGACCCTATGAACATCGATCCAAACATTGTTGAGTCAGTGGATGTGCTCAAAGATGCGGCAGCTTCGGCGATCTATGGGGCCAGGGGTTCAAACGGGGTGATTGCGATCACCACAAAGAAGGGCGGTAAAAACACACCGGCCATCTCTTTCCGTAATACCCTCAGTTTTGCTACACTGGCCAGGGAGATAGACCTGATGGATGCAAATGAAGCCCTGGAAATGTTCAGGCGTGAATACGCATATCAGCCTGGCCGTATCGCACCGCATCTTGATCCTGACAGACAGTTTTCCCGGAAGGAAGATCTGTTCAATGCAGATGGTACGCCTAAGTATAATACGGATTGGCAGAAAGAAGCCAGTCGCCTGGCGGTATCACATGAACATGCGTTGTCGTTTTCATTAGGTAAAGAAGATATTTCTGCACTGGCAGGACTTTCATTTAGCGATCAACAGGGAATTCTGATCAACAGTTATTCCCGTCAGGTGAATGGGTTTATCAATCTCGGCTGGAACGTAAAGAAATGGCTGCACATTCAGACGGTGCTTAACAGCGGTGCATTCAAGCAGAATAACGTCGATATTAATACGTTTGGCCTGAATGCCGTGCGCCAGATCTATGAATTTCTGCCTTTTTTCCCGGTGAGATACCCGGATGGCACTTATTCCCGGAAAGCAGATTATCCGGGGGCAGAGAGCTCTGAAAACCCGGTGAGACTGATGAATGAGGTACAATCCGTAGCAGGACGTACCTATACCATGGGCAATCTGCTGGCGACCTTTTACCTGAGTCCTAAGCTGCAATTTACCGCAGGTATCAGCGGACAAACAGGCGCCAGCTATAATTTATATTTCTCCGGCAGGGATATCATCGGTTATTCCGATGTACAACAGGGGGTGGCTACACGGGGGCATGGTCAGACAGGCTCCTGGACTTCGGAAGATTATTTTACCTGGAAGGATAATTTCGGGAAACATCATCTGACAGGCGTGGCCGGCGCCAGCTGGTATTACTTTGCCAGTATGAATACACAGGCAGGCAGCGAAGGCTTCTTTGATGATTTCTTCTCGTATAATAGTCTGCAGACAGGTCTGGTGCCACAGCGGCCAAGCTCCGGATCAAGCCGGAATGCGATGAATTCGTTTTACATGCGGTTCAACTATGACTACGATAACCGCTACCTGTTCGGGATATCCCTGCGGGCGGATGGATCCTCGCGTTTTGGCGCCAATAACCGCTATGGTTACTTCCCCAGTTTTTCGGCCGCCTGGCGTTTATCGTCAGAGCCTTTCCTGCGGGATGTGCGTAGCATTAACAGTCTGAAACTCCGTGTCAGCTATGGTATTGTGGGTAATTCTGATATCGGCGATTATGTGACACAGAGCAGAATTAATAGTGGGCAAACGCCTTTTGGCGGACAGGTAGAACCTTCTGCCACACTCGGCGGATTGGGTAACCGGGATCTCAAATGGGAGAGGGCGCATCAGCTGAATCTTGGTGTGGATGCTACCTTGCTGGATAGAAGGGTACAGTTCACCGCCGATGTCTATAACAGGATCACCAAAGACCTGCTGTATTTTAAGCTGTTGCCATCTACTTCCGGATATGAAGGAGTATTTGATAATATAGGATCGATCCGTAACAGGGGACTTGAATTGTCATTGACCACGGAGAACATCCGCAGAAAGAATTTCTCCTGGAATACTTCACTGATCTATTCCATGAACCGTTCGCTGGTGCTAAACCTGAACGGAGATATCATGTATCCGTGGGCAGGACGTATCATGGAGGGAAGGCCCTTAAATGAATTCTACGGTTATCAGCGACTGGGCACCTGGGGTACAAATGAAGCTGCGGAAGCGGCTGTATACGGGAAGAAACCGGGCGATCTCAAATATGCAGATCTGAATCATAATAAGGTGAAAGACGCGGGCGACCGTACCGTATTGGGGAATGGAATGCCTGATTTCGAAGGTAGTATTGTGAATACAGTCAACTACCGGAATTTCTCCCTGGCTCTCGATCTGCAGGTGATATACGGGCATAGTCTGGCGAACCTGACACGATTGATCATGGAAAACGCGGCGCCTGTCACGAATAGTTACAGTAGTCTGCTGGATGCCTGGACACCGGAACATCAGGGCACAATGAATGCTGCCTTGCGTTTACCAGGTGATGGTTTTGACAGTGAGATCGACAGTTATAATATCGAGAAAGGATCGTTCCTGCGGGTGCGTAATATCACCTTGGGTTATCGTTTGCCATCGGTATGGCTGAAACGCTGTCATCTGAGATCGGCGGTACTGGGTGTGAGTGCGGAGAATTATTTTCTCTTCACGAAATACAAAGGATATGATCCGGAGGCGTCTTCTTTTGACGGAGACTTTAACCAGGGCGTTGATCTGTACCAGTATCCGAAGGCAAAGACGATGGCGTTCACACTAAATGTTACATTTTGA
- a CDS encoding FecR family protein: MDISNTRLKELLDKYLDGTASAEEISEVDAWYASFASHKGVTEQLNADRQVALEQLLFSRIHREISQAQAPLRVLRSRARYWWAAASVAVLLAAGGVYYAVNRMAEQGVAGTMITETVEKGNIRKITLPDSSIIWLNADSKIRYAQQHGREIWLEGEGYFEIAPRQEEGFLVHTGQLDVQVLGTSFNIDAYAPADSITVTVSSGKVAVRTEKNTDVAIAANQQAVYKATADSINRYDISAADFGAWREGLLVFKNASFESIARTLERRYKAHIRFDGQKTASALLSARFGKDEPIKDILRMLCDIYGFNYRKEPGSEEYLVYDAQPHH; this comes from the coding sequence ATGGACATAAGCAACACCAGGTTAAAAGAATTATTAGATAAATATCTCGATGGTACGGCCTCTGCGGAGGAGATCAGTGAGGTAGATGCATGGTATGCGTCTTTCGCGTCGCATAAGGGCGTCACGGAACAATTAAACGCAGATCGGCAGGTGGCGCTGGAGCAACTGCTCTTTTCCCGTATTCATCGGGAAATCAGTCAGGCACAGGCGCCGTTACGGGTGCTCCGGTCGCGTGCGCGTTACTGGTGGGCAGCCGCCAGCGTGGCGGTGCTGCTGGCAGCAGGCGGTGTATATTATGCCGTTAACCGCATGGCCGAGCAGGGAGTTGCCGGTACGATGATCACGGAAACGGTGGAGAAGGGCAATATCAGGAAGATCACATTGCCGGACAGCAGTATCATCTGGCTGAATGCGGATAGTAAAATCCGCTATGCGCAGCAGCATGGCCGTGAGATATGGCTGGAAGGGGAAGGGTACTTTGAAATCGCGCCCCGGCAGGAAGAGGGTTTCCTGGTACATACCGGCCAACTCGATGTACAGGTACTGGGTACCAGTTTTAATATTGACGCTTATGCGCCGGCAGATTCGATCACTGTAACCGTCAGTAGCGGTAAGGTGGCGGTCAGGACGGAGAAAAATACAGACGTTGCCATTGCTGCCAATCAACAGGCCGTTTACAAGGCGACGGCTGACAGCATAAACAGATACGATATCAGTGCGGCTGATTTTGGCGCCTGGAGGGAGGGGCTGCTGGTCTTTAAAAATGCCAGTTTTGAAAGTATTGCCCGTACGCTGGAACGCCGTTATAAGGCGCATATCCGCTTCGACGGACAAAAAACAGCTTCCGCCCTGCTTTCTGCCAGATTCGGCAAGGATGAGCCTATAAAGGACATTCTACGCATGTTATGCGATATATATGGTTTCAACTACCGGAAGGAACCAGGTAGTGAGGAATACCTGGTGTATGATGCGCAGCCACATCATTGA
- a CDS encoding RNA polymerase sigma-70 factor: protein MRQDYSTFTDEEVFLLVKKGDDKAFEEIFRRFWQELLDAAYRRVKVQETAMELVQSLLVNLYLKRETIELRTSLRNYLHISLKNKVLNAVRAEVVRNTYQQHMLADTGLYQADAATNLQLKELQEQIDASCAGMPEKCREVFFLSRKEHLSYQHIAQRLGISVNTVEKHMVKALKILRSRLKEYNFTLFWLMLLVVLGWEIFSKF from the coding sequence ATGCGACAAGATTATTCCACGTTTACCGATGAAGAGGTGTTCCTGCTCGTGAAGAAGGGGGACGACAAAGCATTCGAAGAAATTTTCAGACGTTTCTGGCAGGAGTTGCTGGATGCGGCCTATCGCCGCGTAAAAGTACAGGAAACTGCCATGGAACTGGTTCAAAGCCTGCTTGTGAACCTGTATCTGAAAAGGGAAACGATTGAACTCCGGACCTCTCTCCGCAATTATCTGCATATCTCATTAAAAAATAAAGTACTGAACGCAGTACGGGCTGAAGTTGTGCGTAACACTTATCAGCAGCATATGCTGGCAGACACTGGCCTGTATCAGGCTGATGCCGCCACCAATCTGCAACTGAAAGAGTTACAGGAGCAGATCGATGCTTCCTGTGCGGGGATGCCGGAAAAATGCCGGGAGGTCTTTTTCCTGAGCCGGAAGGAGCACCTGTCGTATCAGCATATAGCACAAAGGCTCGGCATATCGGTGAACACTGTGGAGAAACACATGGTGAAAGCATTGAAAATACTGCGTTCACGCCTGAAAGAATATAACTTTACACTGTTCTGGCTGATGCTGTTGGTAGTGCTTGGATGGGAAATTTTCAGCAAATTTTAA